The genomic segment TTATTTAGTTGTTAAATAAATATTGAACTTGATTAAAAAGAAGTCGCCCCTTGATTCTGGTTTGAAATATTAGTCAGAGGGGGCGACTATTATGTTTTAAACTTAGGGGGGAAGTTATGGAAGACATTATGGAAAAAATACGCCAGTCATTAAACAGTCTCAGTACTAAATTAATTATATTATTTTTATTAATAGGTTTAGCACCGATGGTTATATTAAGTTATTTTCAGATTCAAGAGACTGAAGAGGAATTAAGGCAGAGTTTTATTCGTTCAAGTACAAGTGAGATTAAGCATGTAGATAACACAATTAATATGTACTTTAAAAAGATAAAGGAAGACTGTAAGATGTTGGCAGAAAATGCTAATGTGAAGAAAGCTGATAAGACTATTACTAGTTATGTAGATAAAACCAAAGATGAAGAATTACAGATGACGCCTTCTCAAAATAGTGGTATTGAAGCAGATATATATCAAGTATATTCAAATTATGCAGAAAATCATTCTAATTTAGTCTATACCTATCTTGCGACTAAACACGGTGGCTTTATTCAGTGGCCTGAGGGACCGATTACTGCCAATTATGATCCTCGGGTTAGGCCTTTTTATAAGGCGGCAATGAATAATAAAGATAAAGTTATAAGGACTAAACCTTATTATTGGGAAGGCGATGATGTATCTTTAATGAGCACAGCTACAGTAGTTAGAGATGATGTTGGTGAAATTATAGGAGTTCAGGTTGTTGATATTGGTTTGGAAAACTTAACAGATATGATTGAGAATATACATATCAAAAAGAAAGGTTATATTATTATGACGACTAATGATGGAACTATTTTAGCCCATCCAAAGAATAGAAATCTAAACTTTAAAAATATAAATGAACTCGGTGTTGATAAATTGAATAATTTAACTAATCTCAAAGAAGAAAGCTTTACGGCACGGATGAATAATAAAGATTATTTAATGAATATTTACACTTCGCCTCAAACAGGATGGAAATTTATAGCTGTAATTGAAAAAGAAGTATTAAATGAACGGGTCAGCAGTTTATATAATAAAACATTGTGGATGGGATTAATAGCAGCAGTTATTATTATTATTATAACTCTATTTGTTTCCCGACGATTTTCACAGCCGATAGTGGCAGCAACTGAATTTGCTCAACAAATTGCTCAAGGGAATCTGGACATAAAGTTGTTGAATAATAAATCCACAGGAGAAATTGGAGATTTAATTCAAGCTTTAAATAAAATGCGAGATGATTTAAAAGAAATGTTGCTTAATTTAATGGATGTCATTGAGGATCTATCCGCTTATAGTCAAGAATTATCAGCTTCATCTGAAGAAGGTAATGCGGTAATTGAACAGAATACGGAAAATATTGAGGAGATGACAACAAGTATTCAGCAGATTTCAGCTAGTAGTCAAGAAGTGACTAATTTAGCTCAGGAAACTAATGCTCAATCAGAAGTGGGTAAAGAAAAGATAGAAGAAATAGCTAATGTAGAAGAGGTCAGTAGGGTAGTAAATAATGCTGTAGAAAGTATTGAGGAACTAGATACTAATTCTAAAGAAATTGGAAAGATAGTAGAGTTAATTTCTAATATAGCTGAGCAAACTAATATGTTAGCGTTAAATGCTGCTATTGAAGCAGCTAGAGCGGGAGAGCAGGGTCAAGGCTTTGCAGTGGTAGCTGACGAAATTCGACAATTAGCTGAGGAAACTACTCAGGCTACTACAGAAATAGATGAATTAATTAAGGACACTCAGAATAAATCAAAAATTAGTCTTAAAACTGTTCAGCAGATGGAGGATAAAGTTAAAAATAGAAAACAGGCTTTAGAAGAAACTAATGAAGTTTTCACAAAAATCAAACAAAGAATTGAAGATACTTCAGCTCATATTCAACAAACCGCTGCTTCAGCTCAAAATTTAGCTGAAAATAGTGACCAAGTGCAACAAGCTTCTGAAGATATGCGAAATATGTCTCAGGAAGTAACTAATTCTTCTCAGGAACTGGCTAATATGGCACAAAAGCTACAAGAATTAATTACAGATTTTAACATTTAGGCAGATGTTAATCCTATTATGAGATTAATTATCTTTAAAAAGGAAAAAAGCCCTGAGGCTTGCTATATAAGCATTAATCAAATGAAATTTAGAAACAATCATTCCATTATGGGATAATTGTTTTATTATAGTTGATTTTTAAAGATTAATTGTAGGGAAAGTAATTCTTAAAATTAGCTTAAGTGTTAGTATTATAGAGGATTATATAAAATATATTAATATATTTTATATAATTAAAGCATTGGCATAAAATTTGCATTTTAAAGTAGATCAAATACAAGTAATATTTAATTATATCATTAATAGGATAAGAAAAATATAATATTTTTTTGTTTTTCCTATAATATTTTTAGATTTAAGTTATATTAGATCTACCTAATATAAATTAATCAAAAGAGGTGAATTTAGATGATTACAACAGTGACTTTGAATCCAGCGATTGACCGGGAATATTTTGTAAAAAATAATACTCCAGGCTACCACCAGTATATTTATGAAAATCAACAAATTAATGTTTCTCCCGGAGGTAAAGGATTAGTAAGTGCTATTGACCTAAAGTATTTAGGTTATTCAGATGTTCAGAATATCGGTTTCGTCGGTGGTCAGCAGGGGCTATTTTTTGAAAAGATGGTACAAGAATATAAAATTACAACCAATTATATTTATACTGAAGAGGAAATGAGAAATAATATCTATATTATTGGTAAAGAACCAGTAACATACACCCATTATAATGATTATACCTACCGAGTTGAATCCTCTGATGTAGAGCGATTATTAAAACGATTTAAACGGAGCATTACTGATAGTGACCTGATAATAATCTCCGGTTCTATTCCAGAAGGGGTTAGTTTCAGCATTTATCAAGACTTAATTAGTATTTGTCAGCAGAAAGGGAAAAAAGTTTATTTATTTGCTAGCGGAAAAGCACTGAATCGGGCTCTGCAAGAAAGCCCACACTTTGTAGTCCCTTATTTTAAACATTCTAATAAAATTTTAGAAGAAAAAGTAGAATTGCTTGAAGATTATATTAGAGTAGGAAAGAAACTGCAGGAGATGGGGGTTAAGCATGTTTCAATTCCATTTCATGGTAAACGATTAATATTTGGTGAAAATAAGGTTTATTCTATTTCAGCAGAATATTTCCGTCTAATGAACTGGTTAGGAGCCGGCGAAGCATATAATGCTGCTTTCTTTGATCATATGCTTCGAGAAGGATTTGATATTATAGAAACTAACCGGTATGCGGGAGCAGCTGCTTTAGCTGTATCAGAAAAAAAAGAGGTATTCTTGAAAAGTAGATCTGAGATTGAAGATAAGTTAGAACTAATTAATATCAAGGAGGTGACACTGTAACAAAATGAGTACAGTAAAAAAGTATATGATGCGGTCATTAAATTCAGTTTCTAAAGAAGATACTGTCAAAGAGGTAATCAGAGCTATGCATAAAATAGAAATGTCTGTTCTGCCTGTAGTTGATGAAGAGAATACATTTTTAGGTAGTATCTATAGCGAAAATATTTTAAGAAATATTATTCCTGAACAGTACGGTATGTTAGAAAGCCACCGCTTACTGCATGAAATCAACCAGGCAGCAGAAAACTTAAAAGAAATTAAGGATAATAAAATAAAAGAATATATGTTGACTAATACTTCTGTAGTTAAAGAAATGGATAATATGGATAATCTGGCTGATATCATGTTACATAATGAAGAGTCATACTTATTCGTAGTAAATGAAGAAGGAAAGTTAAGAGGATATATTTCCCGTGGTGATCTGCTTTACTATTTATCTGAGGTAGAGGAAAATTGATACTAGTATTAGTTTTCTAACACATAAAATTACAGTAATAGGAGTTGATAAAATGACAGGTGAAATAATAGAAGGATTACATCAGATTCAGGAATGGTTTGTTCTTAATCAGGTAGGCGACAAAGTAATCTACTTAATCGGTTTATTGATCTTTCTGGCATGGTTAGTAGTTCTAATTGCTAAAAAAACAAAGATTCCTATTGTAGTAGGCTATGTATTCTTAGGAATTATATTAAGTGTGGAATTAATAAACCAGCTACCTTTCTTAACTGAAGCTCAAAAATCATGGTATGAATTCTTGATTGAAAGCTTTGATTATATTCCTCAGTTAGCATTGGCCTTTATAGCCTTTACTATCGGTAGTGAATTATCAATTAAAGTATTGAAGAACCTAGGAAAGAAGATTCTTTATGTAGTAGTCTTAGAAGCCTTTGGAGCTTTTATACTAGTTACTTTAGGAATATTAGCAATTGGTCAACCGCTCTATTTGGCTTTGTTATTTGGATCAATTGCTTCAGCTACTGCACCGGCAGCTACAGTAATGGTCCTTAAAGAATATGATGCAGAAGGTGTATTGACTTCAATGATTTTAGCTGTAGTAGGAATAGACGATGCTGTAGCTTTAATAATCTTTAGCTTAATAAAGCCTATTGCTTTAATGCTATATTCAGGCAACAGTAATTTATCGCTAGTCAACTCCATTCTGTTGCCTTTAATAGAAATTGGAGGTTCAATAGGAATAGGACTGCTACTTGGCTATCTTTCTCAGAAAGTACTGGTTGGTTTTGAAGATAAAACAAAAAAGGTAATGACTGTAATAACAACAATTGTCGGCGGTTCTGCTGTAGCAATCCTGATAGAATTATCACCATTAATTACTAATATGGCAATCGGCTTTGCCTATCGAAACTTTACTCACAAAAACTTGGGGGTAACGGATTATCTGGATACACTAACTATTCCCCTTTATGCATTATTCTTTATTCTGGCTGGAACGGAAATTAGATTTACAGGAATTGCTTCTGTTGGCTTTCTAATAGTTGCCTTCACCTATACAATAGCCCGACTGATTGGAAAGATAGGAGGAGCCTCTTTAGGAGCCTCACTGTCCAATGCCCCTGAAAAAATTAAGAAATATGTAGGATTTGGTCTATTACCCCAGAGTGGAGTAGCAATTGCTCTAGCCTATACTGTCCAGAAGAGTTTTTCTGAAGCACCTGAAGTCGGCTTATTGGTATTTAACACTCTATTATTCACATCAGCTTTAACAGAAGTATTTGGCCCCTTAGCTACAAAGTATGCTATTTCCCAGGCTGGAGAAGCTCAGCAAGAAGTTAAACATGACCAATCAACTTAATAAACCCCAATTATCCATAAAATACACTTAGTGGTTGCTTAAGCAACCACTAAGTGTATTTTATGGATAATTATAGAGCAATCTAAAGTTCTATTAAACTATATAAAAAACTTGTTATAAGTTTAAATGATGCTACTCCTTTATAACGCTAGTGTCACTATGTCTTAAAAAATAACTAATTTTGTTAATATTGCATAGAAATTCAAGGCACTAATTAAATATTATACTATTTAAGCAAATTTTAATCCCATTATAGGATTAGGCATTTTAAAAAGAGAAAACATGCTAAGCCTTGTTATATAAGTATTAATCAAATAAGTTTAAACAATCATTATCTCATAATGGGATAATGATTGTTTTTATAATCGATGTTTAAAAATTTGATTAGTCAATAAAGTATTTCTTAAAATTAGCTTAAGTGTTGATATTATAGGGATTTAAATAAATATATTAAAATTATTTTTAAATAATCATAATCTTGGCAGAAAAATTGCATTATTATAATAGTGAATATAATTATTATTATGATAATTATGAATTTTAGTTTTTAGACTTAATTGAAAGGAGGAAAAAGAAAATTCATATTTCAGATGATTTTGAATATTAACTTATAAAATTTATAAATAGAAATTGGAGGGTTAAAACACTTTATTTTACTAGGAGACAAAAATAATAATGTCGTTACAGTTAATTATTATATCATTGTATTTAAATAATATTCCAAGTGAGGAGTTGATGGATTATGGAAGCGGTGTATGATTCAATGACCAAGATGTTCAACAAGAAAAATATTAAGAATATTATAGTTTATTTGATCTGTATATCAATTTTATTTATTGTTCATGTAACGTCACCAGCAGGGTTATCTCAAGTTGGATTTAAGATGCTCGGTATAGCAGTTATTTCTGCTTTATTATGGTCGACTGATGCAGCTCCAATTCCTATAACAGCACTAATTATTATATTTTTGCAGACTATTTTAGGTGTGGCTGACTTAAATGAGGTATTAAAATATATAGCTCATCCAGTTAATGCACTACTGTTTGTCGGTTTTTCTCTATCAGCTGGTTTACAGAAGTATAATTTAGATAAAAAAATTAGTATTAAGATTATAGAATATGCAGGTACTAATGTAAAGAAGCTAATTTTGAGTGTGATGTGTGTAGTTGCTGTGCTTTCGATGTGGATGTCTAATACTTCTACAACAGCAATTATGATTCCGATTGCAGCTAGTATTCTAAGAATGGCAAAGGGAGAGCATAAAAATATTGGCAAAGCGTTTATGATCGGTATTGCCTATGCTGGGACTATTGGTGGAATGGCTACTCCAGTAGGCACAACTCCTAATCCGATTACAATCGGTTTTTTACAGGAGATGGCTGGTATAAGTCTTACATTTCTTGATTGGGTTGCTATTGGGCTTCCTTTTGCGGTTGTTTTGGTTCCTTTGGCTTGGTTTCTGTTAACCTGGATTTATCCTCCGGAAGTTGAGGAAGTAGATGTAGTTGATATTAGTTCATTAGACGATGACCAGGGAGAGACAGATCAATTAGGAGTTAATAAATTTCTATTTTATTTTGGGTTAATTGTAGTCTTGTGGCTTAGTGGTTCATTTCTACCGGTACCTGATGGTTGGCTTTATATTGTTTCATTAGGTGGTTCAATAGTACTCTACCTTCCTTTGTTTGGAGTATTGGAATGGAAGGATGCAGAAGAAAGTGTAGATTGGGGAGTGTTGATTTTAATAGGAGGTGGATTGGCTTTAGGGTCAGGGTTATCTAGCACTGGAGTTATTAGTTGGATAATAGGATTCTTTGAACAGGGGATTCAGGGTTTACCTATATCTTTAGTAGCAATTCTCGTTGCTGCTTTAACTAGTATTAGTATTCTCTTTTTCTGTAGCATAACGGCAACTTCTACTGCTTTTGTTCCTCTGGCTATTACTCTAGCTATGCAGATAGATGCCAATCCGATAATTTTAGCAGCAGCGGCGGGGTTGGCTTCTTCATTTGCCTATCTTTTACCTGCCAATACACCGCCTAATGCGATTGCTTATACTGAAGGTTACTTTGAGACTAAGGATATGATTAAGTCTGGGGTAATTTTATTAGTCTTATCGATTATTGTATTTGCAGTTATTTCTCAGGTATTATGGCCTTTTATGTTTCAATTTTAAATAGTAAAACACAAAGAGAGGGAGGATATAATGGAAAATATAGAGATTATCTTTACAGTTAATCCAGGAGCTACATCAACTAAGTGTGCTCTGTATCAACTAGTAGATAATGAAATAGATTGTATTGCTGAAGAAGCAATTAATCACCCTGATGAAGAGATAGTGGAATTTGATAGTGTTTCTGACCAAGTTGATTATCGTGAAGAGTTAGTACGGCAATTTATCGATCAGTCGCTTCCTCAACAGGGAGAGATTATAGCCTGTGCTGGCCGCGGTGGGATGTTAACACCTGTGCCTAGCGGAGCAATTAAAGTAAATGATGAGTTAGTTGACTTTTGTTTAAATGATCCAGTTTACTACCATGCTTCTAATCTAGGAGCTCCGTTGGCCTATCGTGTAGCTAATACTTATGGAATTGAGGCTTTTATAGTAGATCCTGTTGCTGTAGATGAATTGACAGAGGTAGCTCGGGTTTCAGGTTGTAAAGACTTTCCCCGTTTTAGCTTTGTCCATGCTCTTAATGTTCGAGCTACAGTGAGGAAGTTAGCTGAAAAGTTAGGTAAGGACTTTGAAGATATGAAGTGTGTAACAGCTCACTTAGGTGGAGGTTTTTCCATTGCCGCTATCGACCAAGGTAGAATAGTTGATAACGATAACCGGATGGAAGGCGGTCCATTTACTCCTGAAAGAGCTGGAGGTGTTCCTCCGATTCCTTTAGTTGAAGCTTGTTTTTCTGGTGACTATACAAAAGAAGAGTTGATGAAGAAATTATATGGGGAAGGAGGAGTTTATGGTTACTTAGGAACTAAAGATATGAGAGAAGTAGTCAAGAGAGTAGAAGATGGAGATGAGTATGCGACCTTAATTTATGATGCAATGATCTATCAGATCTGTAAAGAGATTGCTGCTATGGCTTCAGTAGTAAGCTTTGATTTGGATGGAATTGTTGTTACTGGTGGATTAGCATATAGTGACAAGATAATTGCTGATATTAAAGCCAAAGTTAGTAAATTGGGGCAGGTTTATGTATATCCTGGTAGTAATGAAAGTGAAGCATTGGCTGCAACAGCAGCAAGAGTAATTAATGGAGAAGAGTATAGAGAATGGCCTGTAGAAGTGAGTAATTAAATTAATCTAGATAGGGAGAGGTGAGTAGGAATTAATGGCTATTAAAACCTTTGAAGAATTAAAAGAAGCAGTAGTTAAGTTAGAACCGATTAGAGTAGCAGTAGCTGCTGCTGGAGATGAGAAAGTAGTCGGTGGAGTTAAGCTAGCTCAAGAATTAGGAATTATTAAAGAACCGGTTTTAACGGGAGATGCTGAGAAGATAAAAGAGATTGTGGATGCTCAGGAAGCAGAAGTAACAGCAGATAATATTCGTGATGCTGTAGACGATAGTCAAGCAGCTCGGTTGGCAGTAAAGGCTGTTAATGATGGTGAAGTGCAGGCTTTAGCTAAAGGTAGATTGGAGACACTGCACTATTTAAGAGCTATTCTTGATAAAGAGACAGGAATTAGAGCAGCTAAAGTTTTGAATAATCTTACGTTATTTGAAATGGATAGCTACCATAAGTTAGTCGGTGTCAGTGATAATGCAATTATGCCCAATCCCGATTTAGAAGATAAGAAGGCAATTATCGAAAATACTAAGCCGCTATGGACGGCATTAGGAATTGAGCAGCCGAAAGCGGCAGTGTTAGCGGCTGTGGAAATAGTTAATGATAAGATGCAGGCGACCGTAGATGGTTGCTGTTTAACAAGGATGGTAGATCGGGGACAGATAAAAGATTTTATTGTAGATGGCCCCCTATCCTATGATATTGCAATGAGCTTAGAATGCGCTAAAGGTAAAAATCTAGCAGATTCCAAGGTGGCTGGAGATCCTGATTTATTGGTACTTCCTAATTTAGAATCAGCTAATATGCTAGGTAAGAGTTATAAATTGCATGGTAAAGCTGAATCTGGTGGATTAGTATTTGGAGCTGAAGTTCCAGTAATGTTAAATTCTCGTTCTGATTCTGCTGAAAGGCGATTGAATGCTATTTTAATGGCCCGAGCGATTGCTGAAAAAACTTCTCTAGTTTAAAAATTATGAGGAGGGAACGGAGGTAAATATAAAATGGCTAAAGTATTGATTGATCATGAGTTATGCAAAAAATGCAAGATTTGCGTGGAGTTTTGTCCTATGGATGTCTATTCGTTTAATGAGTTGGAAGGCCCTAAAGTAGAGCAGGAAGAGAAATGTATTGGTTGTGATAAGTGTGTAATTATGTGTCCAGATTTTGCAGTTGAAGTAATTGAGGGAGAGGAGGTTAAATAATGAGTAATAAATCACAGGAAAAGCAGGCGTTTATGCAGGGGAATATTGCAGCAGGTGAAGGAGCGATTGCAGCCGGAGCAGATGTGTTTGCTGGTTATCCGATTACACCATCATCAGAGATTGCTCAGCATGCTTCAGTTAATCTACCTAAGTTGGGTGGAATGTATGTCCAGATGGAAGATGAAATTGGTAGTATCAGTGCTGTAGTTGGCGCTAGTATGGCTGGAGCTAAAACTTATACAGCAACTAGTGGTCCTGGTATATCATTGATGAATGAGAATATTGGGTTAGCCTGTATGGTTGAGGCACCGTGTGTAATAATTAATGTGCAGCGTGTGGGTCCGAGTACAGGATTAGCTACAAAGCCGGCTCAGGGAGATTTGATGCAGACTCGTTGGGGAACTCATGGTGATCATGGAGTAATTGCTGTATCTCCAGCTTCAGTTCAGGAATGCTTTGATTTAACTGTTCAAGCCTTTAATTTTGCTGAACGGTTTAGAACACCAGTATTTGTTTTAATGGATGGTTTGGTAGGACAGATGTATGAAACGATTACTATACCAGAAGAAGTAGAAATTGAGGATCGTAAATTGGCTGATTGTCCACCAGAAGAATTTGAACCTTATGCTTATGATGAAGACTTGGTTCCTTCTTTTGCACCATATGGAGGAGAGCGGATCAATAAGGCTAATGGTTCAGGCCATGGATTAGATGGATATCCTGATAATTCACCAGAAAATTACGATATGTTAGTCAACCGTTTAGTCGATAAGATCGAAAATAAGAAAGAAGAGATCTGTCTTTATGAAACTTATCAATGTGAAGATGCTGAAGTGTTAATTATTACTTATGGTTGTAGTGTTCGCTCAGGTCTAACTGCAGTAGAGAAAGCGAGAGAAGAAGGGATTAAAGCCGGATTGCTACAATTGAAGACGGTTTGGCCTTTTCCTGATCATTTAGTCAAAGAGTATAGTGCACAGGTTGATAAGGTAATTGTACCGGAATTAAGCTTAGGACAATTGAAAGCAGAAGTAAATAAATATGTTAATGATGTTCCTGTTATAGGAGTTAATAAGAATGTTGGGCTACCTATAACACCACAAGAAATTATTGCAGAAATGTAAACGGAGGTGAAAAGAATGGAATATACAGGTGAAGAATTTTTAAAAAGTGAAGATCTACCTCTTTTTT from the Acetohalobium arabaticum DSM 5501 genome contains:
- a CDS encoding methyl-accepting chemotaxis protein → MEDIMEKIRQSLNSLSTKLIILFLLIGLAPMVILSYFQIQETEEELRQSFIRSSTSEIKHVDNTINMYFKKIKEDCKMLAENANVKKADKTITSYVDKTKDEELQMTPSQNSGIEADIYQVYSNYAENHSNLVYTYLATKHGGFIQWPEGPITANYDPRVRPFYKAAMNNKDKVIRTKPYYWEGDDVSLMSTATVVRDDVGEIIGVQVVDIGLENLTDMIENIHIKKKGYIIMTTNDGTILAHPKNRNLNFKNINELGVDKLNNLTNLKEESFTARMNNKDYLMNIYTSPQTGWKFIAVIEKEVLNERVSSLYNKTLWMGLIAAVIIIIITLFVSRRFSQPIVAATEFAQQIAQGNLDIKLLNNKSTGEIGDLIQALNKMRDDLKEMLLNLMDVIEDLSAYSQELSASSEEGNAVIEQNTENIEEMTTSIQQISASSQEVTNLAQETNAQSEVGKEKIEEIANVEEVSRVVNNAVESIEELDTNSKEIGKIVELISNIAEQTNMLALNAAIEAARAGEQGQGFAVVADEIRQLAEETTQATTEIDELIKDTQNKSKISLKTVQQMEDKVKNRKQALEETNEVFTKIKQRIEDTSAHIQQTAASAQNLAENSDQVQQASEDMRNMSQEVTNSSQELANMAQKLQELITDFNI
- a CDS encoding 1-phosphofructokinase family hexose kinase, with product MITTVTLNPAIDREYFVKNNTPGYHQYIYENQQINVSPGGKGLVSAIDLKYLGYSDVQNIGFVGGQQGLFFEKMVQEYKITTNYIYTEEEMRNNIYIIGKEPVTYTHYNDYTYRVESSDVERLLKRFKRSITDSDLIIISGSIPEGVSFSIYQDLISICQQKGKKVYLFASGKALNRALQESPHFVVPYFKHSNKILEEKVELLEDYIRVGKKLQEMGVKHVSIPFHGKRLIFGENKVYSISAEYFRLMNWLGAGEAYNAAFFDHMLREGFDIIETNRYAGAAALAVSEKKEVFLKSRSEIEDKLELINIKEVTL
- a CDS encoding CBS domain-containing protein — translated: MSTVKKYMMRSLNSVSKEDTVKEVIRAMHKIEMSVLPVVDEENTFLGSIYSENILRNIIPEQYGMLESHRLLHEINQAAENLKEIKDNKIKEYMLTNTSVVKEMDNMDNLADIMLHNEESYLFVVNEEGKLRGYISRGDLLYYLSEVEEN
- a CDS encoding cation:proton antiporter — translated: MTGEIIEGLHQIQEWFVLNQVGDKVIYLIGLLIFLAWLVVLIAKKTKIPIVVGYVFLGIILSVELINQLPFLTEAQKSWYEFLIESFDYIPQLALAFIAFTIGSELSIKVLKNLGKKILYVVVLEAFGAFILVTLGILAIGQPLYLALLFGSIASATAPAATVMVLKEYDAEGVLTSMILAVVGIDDAVALIIFSLIKPIALMLYSGNSNLSLVNSILLPLIEIGGSIGIGLLLGYLSQKVLVGFEDKTKKVMTVITTIVGGSAVAILIELSPLITNMAIGFAYRNFTHKNLGVTDYLDTLTIPLYALFFILAGTEIRFTGIASVGFLIVAFTYTIARLIGKIGGASLGASLSNAPEKIKKYVGFGLLPQSGVAIALAYTVQKSFSEAPEVGLLVFNTLLFTSALTEVFGPLATKYAISQAGEAQQEVKHDQST
- a CDS encoding SLC13 family permease, translating into MEAVYDSMTKMFNKKNIKNIIVYLICISILFIVHVTSPAGLSQVGFKMLGIAVISALLWSTDAAPIPITALIIIFLQTILGVADLNEVLKYIAHPVNALLFVGFSLSAGLQKYNLDKKISIKIIEYAGTNVKKLILSVMCVVAVLSMWMSNTSTTAIMIPIAASILRMAKGEHKNIGKAFMIGIAYAGTIGGMATPVGTTPNPITIGFLQEMAGISLTFLDWVAIGLPFAVVLVPLAWFLLTWIYPPEVEEVDVVDISSLDDDQGETDQLGVNKFLFYFGLIVVLWLSGSFLPVPDGWLYIVSLGGSIVLYLPLFGVLEWKDAEESVDWGVLILIGGGLALGSGLSSTGVISWIIGFFEQGIQGLPISLVAILVAALTSISILFFCSITATSTAFVPLAITLAMQIDANPIILAAAAGLASSFAYLLPANTPPNAIAYTEGYFETKDMIKSGVILLVLSIIVFAVISQVLWPFMFQF
- the buk gene encoding butyrate kinase; amino-acid sequence: MENIEIIFTVNPGATSTKCALYQLVDNEIDCIAEEAINHPDEEIVEFDSVSDQVDYREELVRQFIDQSLPQQGEIIACAGRGGMLTPVPSGAIKVNDELVDFCLNDPVYYHASNLGAPLAYRVANTYGIEAFIVDPVAVDELTEVARVSGCKDFPRFSFVHALNVRATVRKLAEKLGKDFEDMKCVTAHLGGGFSIAAIDQGRIVDNDNRMEGGPFTPERAGGVPPIPLVEACFSGDYTKEELMKKLYGEGGVYGYLGTKDMREVVKRVEDGDEYATLIYDAMIYQICKEIAAMASVVSFDLDGIVVTGGLAYSDKIIADIKAKVSKLGQVYVYPGSNESEALAATAARVINGEEYREWPVEVSN
- a CDS encoding phosphate acyltransferase, which produces MAIKTFEELKEAVVKLEPIRVAVAAAGDEKVVGGVKLAQELGIIKEPVLTGDAEKIKEIVDAQEAEVTADNIRDAVDDSQAARLAVKAVNDGEVQALAKGRLETLHYLRAILDKETGIRAAKVLNNLTLFEMDSYHKLVGVSDNAIMPNPDLEDKKAIIENTKPLWTALGIEQPKAAVLAAVEIVNDKMQATVDGCCLTRMVDRGQIKDFIVDGPLSYDIAMSLECAKGKNLADSKVAGDPDLLVLPNLESANMLGKSYKLHGKAESGGLVFGAEVPVMLNSRSDSAERRLNAILMARAIAEKTSLV
- a CDS encoding 4Fe-4S dicluster domain-containing protein — encoded protein: MAKVLIDHELCKKCKICVEFCPMDVYSFNELEGPKVEQEEKCIGCDKCVIMCPDFAVEVIEGEEVK
- a CDS encoding 2-oxoacid:acceptor oxidoreductase subunit alpha, producing MSNKSQEKQAFMQGNIAAGEGAIAAGADVFAGYPITPSSEIAQHASVNLPKLGGMYVQMEDEIGSISAVVGASMAGAKTYTATSGPGISLMNENIGLACMVEAPCVIINVQRVGPSTGLATKPAQGDLMQTRWGTHGDHGVIAVSPASVQECFDLTVQAFNFAERFRTPVFVLMDGLVGQMYETITIPEEVEIEDRKLADCPPEEFEPYAYDEDLVPSFAPYGGERINKANGSGHGLDGYPDNSPENYDMLVNRLVDKIENKKEEICLYETYQCEDAEVLIITYGCSVRSGLTAVEKAREEGIKAGLLQLKTVWPFPDHLVKEYSAQVDKVIVPELSLGQLKAEVNKYVNDVPVIGVNKNVGLPITPQEIIAEM